The genomic interval CGATCAGGTGTTCGGCCAGATCCAGATCATTACTGACGCCGTCGATTCTCTCGATCGCCTCTTGTACTCCAGGCAGCAAGTAGAAGGTGCCATCGGTGGGTAGGCAGTTCACCCCAGGGATTTTGTTGAGGCGGTCCACAACATAGTCATGGCGCTCCTTGAAAGCCACCAGCATTTCACCTATGCACTCCTGAGGTCCCTCCAGTGCAGCCTGAGCCGCCACTTGAGAGATCGAAGCCGGGTTGGAGGTACTCTGGGATTGGACCTTCTTCATCGCCTTGATGATATCTGCAGGTCCGGCGGCATAACCGATGCGCCAGCCGGTCATAGAGTAGGCTTTGGAGACTCCGTTAAGCACCATGCAGCGGTCGCGCAGCTGCGGGCAGGCGTTGAGGATATTGACGAAGGGTTCATCCACCCAGCGGATATGCTCGTACATATCATCACTGGCAACGATCACTCGGGGGTACTCCTCCAGCACCTCACCCAGTGCCACTAACTCTTCTCGACTGTAGGACATACCGGTAGGGTTGGAGGGACTGTTGATTACAAACAGTCGGGTTTTGTCTGTGATCGCCGCCGCCAACTGACTCGGGGTGATTTTGAAGTTCTGTTCCGGACCGGCGTTGGCCAGTACCGGGATGCCACCCGCCAGGAGGGCCATATCCGGATAGGAGACCCAGTAGGGGGCGGGTATCACCACCTCGTCACCAGGGTCAAGAATCGCCTGTGCCATGTTGAAGAAGCTCTGCTTGCCACCACTGGATACCAGAATCTCATCCATTTGATAGTCAAAGCCGTTGTCGCGTTTGAATTTTTCAATAATCGCTTTCTTCAGCTCAGGCGTACCATCCACCGCAGTGTATTTGGTAAAGCCGTTGTTGATCGCCTCAATGGCGGCCTGTTTGATGTGGTCGGGGGTATCAAAGTCCGGTTCACCGGCGCCGAGGCCGATAATGTCTTTTCCTGCAGCACGCATCTCTTTAGCGCGGGCGGTTATCGCCAGGGTGAGTGAGGGCTTGACTGCCTGTACGCGGGCTGAAAGTTTGCTACTCATTGTTCTCAAATCTCGATTTGAATTTATGATAGTCGGAAGCCTGGGAATGGCAGACTGAGACGGTGCTCAGAAAATCGCCGATTCAGGGGCTCATTTTTTACTACGATAATGCCTGGCTGGGCAAACCACACATAGCTTACGAATTTTGACCCATTCTATCAGGTGTATCGGTGGTCGCGACCTGTAATAATAACCAATTCATCGAAGCAGCAGAATACCCATGGCTAAAGAATTTCAGCTCGAGTCAGATTTTTCCCCTGCAGGAGACCAGCCGGAGGCGATCCGACAATTGCTGGAGGGGCTCAATGATGGCGAGGCAGGGCTCACTCTGCTGGGGGTGACTGGCTCAGGCAAGACCTTCACCATTGCTAATGTGATCCAGGATCTGCAGCGACCGACTTTGATTCTGGCCCACAACAAGACACTGGCTGCCCAGCTCTACGGTGAGATGAAGGCGTTTTTCCCCAATAACGCGGTAGAGTACTTCGTCTCCTACTACGACTACTATCAGCCAGAGGCCTATGTCCCCTCGTCCGATACCTTTATCGACAAAGACGCCTCGGTCAATGAGCATATCGAGCAGATGCGCCTCTCCGCTACCAAGGCGTTGCTGGAGCGATCGGACACTATAATCGTCGCTACCGTCTCCTGTATCTACGGCCTTGGCGACCCCCGCTCCTACCTAAATATGGTGCTGCACCTGTCGCGTGGGGAGATCCTCGATCAGCGCGATATCATTCGCCGCCTCGCTGAACTGCAGTACAGCCGCAACGATGTGGAACTGCACCGCGCCACCTACCGGGTACGCGGCGAACTGATCGATATCTATCCGGCGGAGTCCGATGGTGAGGCGGTGCGCCTGGAGCTGTTCGACGGTGAGGTGGAGGCAATCTCCCTGTTTGATCCACTCACAGGCGAGGTGCTGCGCAAGGTGCCGCGCTTTACCATCTTCCCCAAGTCTCACTATGTCACCCCCCGGGAGAAACTTCTGCAGGCGGTAGAGAAGATCAAGGTGGAGCTGAAGGAGCGGCTGGAACAGCTCTACAGCGTCAATAAACTAGTGGAGGCTCAGCGCCTGGAACAGCGCACCCGTTACGATATCGAGATGATCATAGAGCTGGGCTACTGCTCAGGGATTGAGAACTACTCCCGCTACCTCTCCGGGCGCAAGTCGGGAGAGGCACCGCCGACCCTGCTCGATTACCTGCCGGAGAATGCGCTGTTGGTGGCGGATGAGAGCCACGTCTCCATTCCCCAGGTGGGTGGGATGTACCGGGGTGACCGTTCCCGCAAGGAGACGCTGGTGGAGTACGGTTTTCGTCTGCCGTCAGCTCTCGACAACCGTCCCCTGCGCTTTGAGGAGTTTGAGCTAAAGACACCCCAGACTATCTACGTCTCCGCCACCCCTCGTGCGTATGAACTGGAGCACTCAGGGGCGGTGATCGAACAGGTGGTTCGTCCTACCGGTCTTCTTGATCCCGAGCTGGAGGTGCGGCCCGCCGGTACTCAAGTGGATGATCTGCTCTCCGAGATCAACCTGCGGGTGGAGAAGGAAGAGCGGGTACTGGTCACCACCCTCACCAAACGGATGTCGGAGGATCTGACCGACTACCTCAATGATCACGGCATCCGTGTGCGCTACCTCCACTCGGATATAGAGACTGTCGAGCGGGTGGAGATTATCCGTGATCTACGCCTGGGTGTGTTTGATGTGCTGGTGGGCATCAACCTGCTGCGTGAGGGTTTGGATATGCCTGAGGTCACCCTGGTAGCGATACTCGATGCCGACAAGGAGGGTTTTCTGCGTTCAGAGGGGGCGCTGATCCAGACCATTGGTCGTGCTGCGCGTAATGCCAGTGGCAAAGCGATTCTCTACGCCGACAAGATCACAGGCTCAATGCGCCGTGCTATCGACGAGACCGAGCGCCGCCGGGCCAAGCAGATGGCTCACAACGAAGCCAACGGCATCACCCCCCAGACGATCCGCAAGGCGGTTGCCGATATTATGGAAGGCGCACGTCCCGGTGCTCCCATGTCGGCCAAGCAATATGCCAAGGTGGCAGAGGAGGAGGCGGAGTATGCCGCACTCACCCCGGCGCAGATGGCAAAACGGATTAAAGCGCTGGAGAAAGAGATGTACCAGCATGCCCGTGATCTGGAGTTCGAGGAGGCTGCCCGAGTACGCGACCAGATCCATAAACTACAGGCGAGTGGGTTGCTGGCTTGAGTGTTTACTAAAAGCGGGACGCAGAGTGCGCAGAGGAGATGCAGTGAACGCAGAGAAAAGCTCCAGTTCCTTCTCCCCACGAGGGAGAAGGTTAGGATGAGGGTGTATTAAATCAACAAGTTGCCTATTGATCCTCCTAACCCCAACCCTCTCCCCAATGGGGAGAGGGGGCTTTTACAACACCTCGGTGGGGAGAAGGAACTTTATGGTGTAACCAATTAACCTCTGCGTTCTCTGTGCCGTCTCCGCGACCTCTGCGTCCCACTTTTTATCTCTACTCCGCCCGCAATGAATCCACCGGATTTAACCTTGCAGCCTGCCATGCCGGCACCACGCCCGAGATCAGACCGATACCGGCGGCAACTCCTTCTGCCAGCAATACGTAACTCCAGGGTGTGTGAATGGGCAGGGCGGGAACGGCTACCCCCAGCAGCCAGGCACCACCGGCGCCGATGATCAATCCTGCCAGACCACCGAGGCTTGCCAGCACCACCGCCTCACCCATAAAGAGCCAGAGAATATCGCCTTTGCGGGCGCCAATGGCGCGTAGCAGCCCCACCTCGGATTGCCGCTCGGTCACAGAAATGGTCATTATGGTCATAATGCCGACGCCGCCCACCAGCAGGGAGATACCTCCCAGAGCACCGACCGCCAGGGTCAGTATGTTGAGCACATCCCCCAGGGTATTGAGCATCTGATCCTGGGTGATGATGGTGAAGTCCTCACTGCCGTGACGCTGCTTCAACAGCTCACGGATTCGTTCGGCCAAAACCTCGCTGTCGCTGCCAGGACTGTAGAGCAGATCTATCTCCATCAGGCTGTCCTGGTTGAACATCGCCATCGCTTTTTGGGTGGGGATGTAGGCGGTGTCATCCATATCAAAGCCCAGCAACTGCCCCTTTGATTCCATTACTCCCAACACCCGATAGGTCTCCCCACCGATGCGCACCCGTTTCCCCAGGGGGTTGCCCGGTCCGAGCAACTCCTGGCGCATCTTGCTACCCAGCACCACGAAGGGGCGGGGGTGGGCGGAGTCATCCTTTGGCAGAAAACGCCCCAGTGTCGGTTTCATACTCCAGACGCTTGGTACCTCGGAGCCGACGCCGAGGATCATGGCGCGGCGTGTGTGCTTGCCGTACTCCACGGCGGCATTGCCCTGGATCATCGGCACCACCGCCTGAATGCGTGCGAGACGCCCCAGCGCCTCGGCATCATCCAGGCTCAGGGGGCGCACATTGTTGACGATGGCGCCGGAGACGCCGAAGGTGCCGGCCTTGCCCGGAGCGATGGCGATAAGATGGGTGCCGAACTGGGTAAACTCCCCCAGTACAAATTTATGAACCCCTTCTCCAATGGAGGTGAGCAGTACCACAGCGGCAATACCCACGGCGATACCGAGGGCGGTGAGAAAGCTGCGCATGCGGTGGGCGATGACCGAACCGAGTGAGAGTCTGATGAAGTCATCTATCAGCATGGGTAGGGCCTATTGTCCCGACAGTGCCTGGATTGGATCGAGCCGGGCGGCCCGTTTTGCGGGCAGCACACCAAACAGCAGGCCGGTGAACAGTGCCACCACCAGGGCGGCCGCCAGTGCCCACAGCGGGACACTGAGTGGGAAGTCGGGAAACAGCTGGTTCAGTCCCCAGACACCGCCATAGGCGATGGCGATCCCCACCAGCGCACCCAGAGTGGAGAGCAGTCCCGCCTCCATCAGAAAGAGTCCGAGAATCTGTCGCTGTGAACCCCCCAGCGCCTTCAGCAGCCCGATCTCCGCAGTACGCTGTGATACCGCCACCAGCATCACATTCATGATCAGGATGCCCGCCACTCCCAGGCTGATGGCGGCGATACCGCTGACGGTGAAGGTGAGCGCCTGAAAGATCTCATCGAAGGTGGAGAGGAGGGCATCTTGCGCGATAACAGTGACATCCTCCTCACCGTTGTGCCGTATCCGCAAAATATCGGTAGCCGCCTGCTTGGCCTTTGGAATCGCCTCCCGGCCGTTGGCCTGGATCAACACCCGGAACAGCGATTCGGTATTGAACAGGCTCTGTGCCCGGGAGACCGGAATGATCGCCAGATCACCCACATCCATCCCCAGTGACTCGCCCATGGGCTTGAGCACACCGATCACTCGAAAGCGGCTATCGTGAATTCTAATCCATTGGCCCAGCACCCGCTTATTGCCGAACAGCTCCTGCCGCAAAGTGATGCCGATGACGGCTACGGCACTGCCACGGGTCGGTTCCTCTTGAGGCAGAAACTCCCCCAGCGCCATTTCCAAGTTGCGTACCGGCAGCAACTCGGCGGTGGAACCCATAACGGTGATCTCCCGCTCCAGCTGTCGGTAAGAGACCGGGGCGGAACCGATAACAATAGGTGCCACCAGACGCACAGCACTACTGCGTTTCAGTGCCAGGGCATCACCCAGAGTGAGTTGTTCAGGTGTGCCGCCCACCAGTGGAGGTGCGGCGCCGGTGGTTTCGGTGCGCCCGGGCATCACCACAAGAAGATGGGTTCCTAGGCCGGAGAACTCATTGCTGACATAGCGCCGAGCCCCCTCACCCAAGGCGGTAAGCACCACCACCGAGCCGATGCCGATGGCCATTGCCAACAGCATTAGCCAGGTGCGCACCCGCGCCCCTGTCAAAGCATTGCCGGCAAATTTTAGTGTGTCTTCAGTTAGCATTATTGGATTAACTCAAATTACTCCCTCTGCCATATTCCATCGCCCCGAGGGCGGGGCTCCTACACCGCTCTTTGTTCTATCGCTCCGAGGGCGGGGCTTCTACACCGCTCTTTGTTCTATCGCCCCTAGGGCGGGGCTTCTACACCGCTCTTTGTTCTATCGCCCCTAGGGCGGGGCTTCTACACCGCTCTTTGTTCCATCGCCCCGAGGGCGGGGCTCCTACACCGCTCTTTGTTCTATCGCTCCGAGGGCGGGGCTTCTACACCGCTCTTTGTTCTATCGCCCCTAGGGCGGGGCTTCTACACCGCTCTTTGTAGGAGCGGCGCCCTCGCCGCGATGAACTTCGCACGCACTTTGCCAAACACGCTACCCATCCCTCACAATCGCCCCATCCACCATGTGAATGCGGCGTCTCGCCCGCTCACCAATCTCCGGGTCATGGGTCACCACCAACAGAGTAATTCCGCTACTGTTGAGTGCTTCAAGGGTCTTTACCACATCATCACCTGATGATTTGTCCAGGTTGCCGGTGGGTTCGTCCGCCAACAGGATCACCGGTTCCATAATGGTGGCCCGGGCAATGGCTACGCGCTGGCGCTGACCGCCGGAGAGCTGATCGGGGCGGTGCGATCCGCGATCTCTCAATCCAAGCTCATCAAGGGCTTTGGTGATGCGCCGCTCACGCTCCTCGCTTTCTACTCCGGCCAGCACCAATGGCAGGCCGATATTCTGCGCTGCCGTCAAACGTGGAATCAGATGAAACGCCTGAAAAACAAAGCCGATGCGGTCGCGTCGCGCTTTAGCCAACTGCTGTTCAGAGAGGCTGGTGGTGTCGGTCCCGTCAAGCAGATAACTGCCGCTATCGGGGCGATCCAGCAGGCCAAGAATATGCAGCAGGGTTGACTTGCCCGAGCCCGACGGTCCCATGATGGAGAGGTAACTACCGGCCTCCAGCTCAAGATCAACCGCTTTCAGGGCGTGGACGGTCTCATCCCCCACCTGGAACTCTCGATTGATGCCCTCAAGCCGGATCATTGTGCTTTGTCACTCTCCAGTTCCGCCAGAGCGCCATCCTCTACGCCGTCCCGGTCAACCGAGGTGACCACCAGGTCACCCACGGCCAGCCCCTCCAGCACCTCTGTAGCATCCCAGTTCGACATGCCGGCCTTGATCTCACGCAGCTCAAGCACACCTTCATCAGGGAGAAATAGATAAACCTTGTCTCCCTCCAGCACCGCTTCAGTGGGGATGCGCGGGGTATCCTTGCGCAGGTCGAGAATAACCTCTACATCGGCAGAGTAGCCGGCCAACAACTCCTCGATATCTTTGGGATTGGTGAACTCCACCTCCACCTCTACTGTGCGGGCCTGTTTTTCCAGATCAAGCACATAAGGAGCAATACGTCGCACGGTGCCGGGGAAACGCCGATCATCAAAGGCATCCAGGTTGACACGGGCGGTCTGGCCGACGCTGATCTTAGGTGCATCCACCTCGTCGATCGGTGCGGCAACATAGAAGCAGGTGGTGTCGATCAGATCCACCGCAGGGGGCGTGGGAATACCGGGAGGGGAGGGGGTGACATACTCACTCAGTTCGCCGTTGACCTCTGCCACGATACCGTCAAACGGAGCAATCAGACGGGTACGTTCAAGCTGGGCACGTATCACCTCTACGCGGGAGGTCGAGACCCGATGACCGGCGTTGGCCGATTCACAAGCCGCCAGCATCGCCTTCGCCTCTGTCTCCACCTTATCCACCGCCTCTTCTGAGATAGCGCCGCTCTTGCGCAGCCGCGCCAGCCGGTTAGCCTCACGGCGGGCCACGTCCGCTTGGAGACAGGCGCTACGGGCGTTGGCGCCGGCTGACATCGACTCGGCTTTATTGAGCTCGATCTCCGCCATCAGATCATTGTTCCAGAGGGCCAGCAGCAGCCTGCCTGTTTTTACCCGATCACCTTCGTGGACGTTCAGCTCCGCAATCTGGCCGCCAATACCGGGTGATAGTCTGGCACGACGACACGCCTTCACCGTACCCGCGCGGGTATTTGCCACTGTCTCCTCTACAACTCCTTTCTCGACCGCCTCCACCACAACCGTGATGGGTTTCTCCCGACTGCTGTACCAGATGGCGGCAGCCAGACCACAGCCCAGCAGCAGGAAGATAATTAAAAGCTTTGGTCTACGGGCCATAAAATGTTCCTTGGATATCCTTGGTTAGGATCGAATCTTGCCTCACAGGGAAGTTATTAGTGGTTTTCTGTTGGAGCGACTTTAGTCGCGATGGAGTTTGGCACAATATCAAATTTTGCTGTCACACCGGTCGCGACTAAAGACGCTCCTACGGTAAAAACGAAAACCACTTAGATGACACAAGCACGACTTAACTTCACCTACCTAATGAGTATAGACGCCTACACCATTTGGGTGCTTGATCCGTCAACTGAAAAAAATAGCCCGAGCTATTGCCCTCAGGTCGGTGGCTGTGTATTATTCGGCCCCTCATTAGGCGCGTAGCTCAGTTGGTTAGAGCACTACCTTGACATGGTAGGGGTCGTTGGTTCGAATCCGATCGCGCCTACCAAACACAAAACCCGGCCCTTGCGGCCGGGTTTTTTGTTTCACATTAAATTCGTAGAACTTCAGTAGTGATTTTCAGGCCTCTTCTGCGGTCATCCAGCCGTCTTCACCGAGGGAGTGTTGGAACTATTCAAACTCCATCTGAGTAAAGACGGCCTGAGCGTTGCGGCCGGCGATCTGCTCAAAGACTTCAAGGTAACTGAAGCGGGACTGATCGATCTTGACAGCCTCGAGTACATCACCGTCATTCTCGATTAGTTTACCTATTTCATGGCGAAGGAAGATGAGGTAGTCGTAGGTGTCCGCTTTGGCTCTCTCCAGTGTAGTGGCGTGGCCATGGCCGGGAATGACGTGCTTTGGTTTGTAGCTCATCATCTCTTCAAGTACCTTTACCCAACTCGCTGTATTCTGCGCTGGGCCTGTACCGAGGGCGCGCTCTGTGAATACGATATCACCGGTGAACATGACGCTCTGTTGTGGTATCCAGATGTAGATATCGCCATCAGTGTGAGCGGGTCCTGCATATATCAGCTCAAAGTCAAAGCCGCCGAATTTGAGGTTCATGCGCTCTTCAAAGGTCTCATCCGTATAATATTCGTCGGTTCCCCCAAGTGCTTTACCCAATAATTGCCCGAGGCGGGAAAAGTGATCGTTGGTGCGACTGCGCTGATCGGCAACAGTCGCTTCGGCGGCAATGATACGAGCGCCCCTGGCCTTGAAGTAGCTATTGCCAAGCCAGCGGTGATCCTGTCCGCCGCTGTTGATCACAATCTTGACTGGTTTGTCGGTGATGGTGCG from Candidatus Sedimenticola sp. (ex Thyasira tokunagai) carries:
- a CDS encoding MBL fold metallo-hydrolase, with translation MKLLLKSICLLLSAGLSPLATAEVPLEVQKVSENVYAIVGELVQRRPENLANNSTHGVVVTDEGVLLVDPGGSYKGAEQIDRAIRTITDKPVKIVINSGGQDHRWLGNSYFKARGARIIAAEATVADQRSRTNDHFSRLGQLLGKALGGTDEYYTDETFEERMNLKFGGFDFELIYAGPAHTDGDIYIWIPQQSVMFTGDIVFTERALGTGPAQNTASWVKVLEEMMSYKPKHVIPGHGHATTLERAKADTYDYLIFLRHEIGKLIENDGDVLEAVKIDQSRFSYLEVFEQIAGRNAQAVFTQMEFE
- a CDS encoding efflux RND transporter periplasmic adaptor subunit, with translation MARRPKLLIIFLLLGCGLAAAIWYSSREKPITVVVEAVEKGVVEETVANTRAGTVKACRRARLSPGIGGQIAELNVHEGDRVKTGRLLLALWNNDLMAEIELNKAESMSAGANARSACLQADVARREANRLARLRKSGAISEEAVDKVETEAKAMLAACESANAGHRVSTSRVEVIRAQLERTRLIAPFDGIVAEVNGELSEYVTPSPPGIPTPPAVDLIDTTCFYVAAPIDEVDAPKISVGQTARVNLDAFDDRRFPGTVRRIAPYVLDLEKQARTVEVEVEFTNPKDIEELLAGYSADVEVILDLRKDTPRIPTEAVLEGDKVYLFLPDEGVLELREIKAGMSNWDATEVLEGLAVGDLVVTSVDRDGVEDGALAELESDKAQ
- a CDS encoding ABC transporter permease; translation: MLIDDFIRLSLGSVIAHRMRSFLTALGIAVGIAAVVLLTSIGEGVHKFVLGEFTQFGTHLIAIAPGKAGTFGVSGAIVNNVRPLSLDDAEALGRLARIQAVVPMIQGNAAVEYGKHTRRAMILGVGSEVPSVWSMKPTLGRFLPKDDSAHPRPFVVLGSKMRQELLGPGNPLGKRVRIGGETYRVLGVMESKGQLLGFDMDDTAYIPTQKAMAMFNQDSLMEIDLLYSPGSDSEVLAERIRELLKQRHGSEDFTIITQDQMLNTLGDVLNILTLAVGALGGISLLVGGVGIMTIMTISVTERQSEVGLLRAIGARKGDILWLFMGEAVVLASLGGLAGLIIGAGGAWLLGVAVPALPIHTPWSYVLLAEGVAAGIGLISGVVPAWQAARLNPVDSLRAE
- a CDS encoding ABC transporter permease; the protein is MLTEDTLKFAGNALTGARVRTWLMLLAMAIGIGSVVVLTALGEGARRYVSNEFSGLGTHLLVVMPGRTETTGAAPPLVGGTPEQLTLGDALALKRSSAVRLVAPIVIGSAPVSYRQLEREITVMGSTAELLPVRNLEMALGEFLPQEEPTRGSAVAVIGITLRQELFGNKRVLGQWIRIHDSRFRVIGVLKPMGESLGMDVGDLAIIPVSRAQSLFNTESLFRVLIQANGREAIPKAKQAATDILRIRHNGEEDVTVIAQDALLSTFDEIFQALTFTVSGIAAISLGVAGILIMNVMLVAVSQRTAEIGLLKALGGSQRQILGLFLMEAGLLSTLGALVGIAIAYGGVWGLNQLFPDFPLSVPLWALAAALVVALFTGLLFGVLPAKRAARLDPIQALSGQ
- the uvrB gene encoding excinuclease ABC subunit UvrB, which codes for MAKEFQLESDFSPAGDQPEAIRQLLEGLNDGEAGLTLLGVTGSGKTFTIANVIQDLQRPTLILAHNKTLAAQLYGEMKAFFPNNAVEYFVSYYDYYQPEAYVPSSDTFIDKDASVNEHIEQMRLSATKALLERSDTIIVATVSCIYGLGDPRSYLNMVLHLSRGEILDQRDIIRRLAELQYSRNDVELHRATYRVRGELIDIYPAESDGEAVRLELFDGEVEAISLFDPLTGEVLRKVPRFTIFPKSHYVTPREKLLQAVEKIKVELKERLEQLYSVNKLVEAQRLEQRTRYDIEMIIELGYCSGIENYSRYLSGRKSGEAPPTLLDYLPENALLVADESHVSIPQVGGMYRGDRSRKETLVEYGFRLPSALDNRPLRFEEFELKTPQTIYVSATPRAYELEHSGAVIEQVVRPTGLLDPELEVRPAGTQVDDLLSEINLRVEKEERVLVTTLTKRMSEDLTDYLNDHGIRVRYLHSDIETVERVEIIRDLRLGVFDVLVGINLLREGLDMPEVTLVAILDADKEGFLRSEGALIQTIGRAARNASGKAILYADKITGSMRRAIDETERRRAKQMAHNEANGITPQTIRKAVADIMEGARPGAPMSAKQYAKVAEEEAEYAALTPAQMAKRIKALEKEMYQHARDLEFEEAARVRDQIHKLQASGLLA
- a CDS encoding pyridoxal phosphate-dependent aminotransferase, translated to MSSKLSARVQAVKPSLTLAITARAKEMRAAGKDIIGLGAGEPDFDTPDHIKQAAIEAINNGFTKYTAVDGTPELKKAIIEKFKRDNGFDYQMDEILVSSGGKQSFFNMAQAILDPGDEVVIPAPYWVSYPDMALLAGGIPVLANAGPEQNFKITPSQLAAAITDKTRLFVINSPSNPTGMSYSREELVALGEVLEEYPRVIVASDDMYEHIRWVDEPFVNILNACPQLRDRCMVLNGVSKAYSMTGWRIGYAAGPADIIKAMKKVQSQSTSNPASISQVAAQAALEGPQECIGEMLVAFKERHDYVVDRLNKIPGVNCLPTDGTFYLLPGVQEAIERIDGVSNDLDLAEHLIEKAGVALVPGSAFGIPGHIRISIATSMENLTSALDRLEKALG
- a CDS encoding ABC transporter ATP-binding protein; its protein translation is MIRLEGINREFQVGDETVHALKAVDLELEAGSYLSIMGPSGSGKSTLLHILGLLDRPDSGSYLLDGTDTTSLSEQQLAKARRDRIGFVFQAFHLIPRLTAAQNIGLPLVLAGVESEERERRITKALDELGLRDRGSHRPDQLSGGQRQRVAIARATIMEPVILLADEPTGNLDKSSGDDVVKTLEALNSSGITLLVVTHDPEIGERARRRIHMVDGAIVRDG